The proteins below are encoded in one region of Sideroxydans lithotrophicus ES-1:
- a CDS encoding EAL domain-containing protein has product MLVVVLFIAHFWVINLFNQAILDEAERRAEISADGVINGMNMLMVTGMISNPDNRRLFIRKMGASENVSELRIIRAKQVQDQFGPGLPEEQARDDMDRRAIESKKPQFQLSEDHGMLKLRAVVPFIASNYFRGTNCLLCHHVQPGSVNGAASITIDLTNELNKIKHTKDLLILGHIMLQILLFFAINWLINRFTRPIVKLQSTMESMQLSGSMEQFVPVKLEQGEQDEIGKLGLAFNQMSEALSNSERSMKLAASIYQSNADAIMVTDENNLIVDVNPAFTRITGYTLDEVRGKNPRIMQSGKHDNEFYRHMWQAILNEGHWQGEIWDKRKTGEIYAKLAHISILRRSDGGVYRHVAQFSDITEKKQKDELIFWQANYDALTCLPNRRLLNDRLAHALAANKRNEDCGALMFLDLDKFKTLNDTLGHAYGDMLLVEVARRIKSCVREVDTVARIGGDEFVVLLENLGADIKDATQAAAHIAEKIRASLSTPYQLHDKMHHSSPSIGVSLIHCNGESAEELIKQADMAMYQAKEAGRNAVRFFDPQMQQSVETIAALESDLRHAVHERQLQLFYQIQLDHTHHPVGAEALLRWIHPVRGMVSPAQFIPFAEESSLILDIGHWVLDEACRQIAAWSHQERTRDLVLAVNISARQFKQPDFVEQVGAMIRKHAIQPARLKLELTESIALEELDVIITKMHALRNGLGISLSLDDFGTGYSSLSYLKRLPLDQIKIDQSFVRDMTVDSGDAVMVKTIIDMAHNFGIEVIAEGVETAGQFFLLKQYGCLLFQGYLFGRPVPLREFEALLQQTGSSAT; this is encoded by the coding sequence ATGCTGGTCGTTGTATTGTTCATTGCCCATTTCTGGGTGATCAATCTTTTCAACCAGGCGATCCTGGACGAGGCCGAAAGGCGCGCCGAGATCTCCGCCGACGGGGTGATCAACGGCATGAACATGCTGATGGTCACCGGCATGATCTCGAACCCGGACAATCGCCGGTTGTTCATCAGGAAGATGGGTGCATCGGAGAACGTCAGCGAGCTGCGCATCATCCGCGCCAAGCAGGTGCAGGATCAGTTCGGTCCGGGCTTGCCGGAAGAACAGGCCAGGGATGACATGGATCGCCGCGCGATCGAATCGAAGAAACCGCAGTTCCAGCTGAGCGAGGATCACGGCATGCTGAAATTGCGGGCCGTGGTGCCGTTCATTGCCAGCAACTACTTCCGCGGTACCAATTGCCTGCTATGCCATCATGTGCAACCCGGTTCGGTCAACGGGGCCGCCAGCATCACCATCGACCTCACCAATGAGTTGAACAAGATCAAGCACACCAAGGATCTGCTGATCCTTGGGCACATCATGCTGCAGATACTGCTGTTCTTCGCCATCAACTGGCTTATCAACAGGTTCACGCGGCCGATCGTGAAGTTGCAATCCACCATGGAGTCGATGCAGCTCAGCGGCAGCATGGAGCAATTTGTCCCGGTCAAACTGGAGCAAGGCGAGCAGGATGAGATCGGCAAGCTCGGCCTGGCATTCAACCAGATGTCGGAGGCGTTATCCAACTCCGAAAGATCGATGAAGCTGGCCGCTTCGATCTACCAATCGAATGCCGACGCGATCATGGTCACGGACGAGAACAACCTGATCGTGGATGTGAATCCGGCCTTTACCCGCATCACCGGCTATACGCTGGACGAGGTGAGGGGCAAGAACCCCAGGATCATGCAGTCCGGCAAGCATGACAATGAATTCTATCGGCACATGTGGCAGGCGATCCTGAACGAGGGGCACTGGCAGGGAGAGATATGGGACAAGCGCAAGACCGGCGAGATCTACGCCAAGCTGGCGCATATCAGCATCCTGCGCCGCTCTGATGGCGGCGTATACCGCCATGTGGCGCAATTCTCCGACATCACCGAGAAGAAGCAGAAGGACGAGCTCATTTTCTGGCAGGCCAATTACGATGCCCTGACCTGCCTGCCCAACCGCCGTCTGCTGAACGACCGGCTCGCGCATGCGCTTGCCGCCAACAAGCGCAATGAGGATTGCGGCGCACTGATGTTCCTCGATCTGGACAAGTTCAAGACGCTGAACGATACCCTGGGCCATGCCTATGGAGACATGTTGCTGGTCGAAGTGGCCAGGCGCATCAAGTCCTGCGTGCGCGAAGTCGACACGGTCGCGCGTATCGGCGGCGATGAGTTCGTGGTGCTGCTGGAGAATCTCGGTGCCGACATCAAGGATGCCACCCAGGCAGCGGCGCACATCGCCGAGAAGATACGCGCAAGCCTGTCCACCCCCTACCAGCTGCACGACAAGATGCATCACAGTTCGCCCAGCATCGGCGTCAGTCTCATACACTGCAACGGCGAATCGGCGGAAGAGCTGATCAAGCAGGCCGACATGGCGATGTATCAGGCCAAGGAGGCTGGGCGCAATGCGGTACGGTTCTTCGATCCGCAGATGCAGCAATCGGTGGAAACGATCGCTGCGCTGGAGTCCGATCTGCGCCATGCCGTGCACGAGCGGCAGTTGCAACTGTTCTACCAGATCCAGCTTGACCACACTCACCATCCCGTCGGTGCCGAGGCATTGCTGCGCTGGATACATCCCGTGCGCGGCATGGTGTCGCCGGCGCAATTCATCCCCTTCGCCGAGGAAAGTTCGCTGATACTCGATATCGGGCATTGGGTGCTGGATGAGGCCTGCCGGCAGATCGCTGCCTGGAGCCACCAGGAACGGACGCGCGATCTGGTGCTGGCGGTCAACATCAGTGCGCGGCAATTCAAGCAGCCCGATTTTGTGGAGCAGGTCGGGGCGATGATCCGGAAACATGCCATCCAGCCAGCACGACTCAAGCTGGAGCTGACCGAGAGCATCGCGCTGGAAGAGCTCGACGTCATCATTACGAAGATGCATGCGTTGAGAAACGGGCTCGGCATCTCGCTGTCGCTGGATGATTTCGGCACGGGCTATTCGTCCCTGTCCTACCTGAAGCGCCTGCCGCTCGACCAGATCAAGATCGACCAGAGTTTTGTGCGCGACATGACGGTCGATAGCGGCGATGCCGTGATGGTCAAGACGATCATCGACATGGCGCACAACTTCGGTATCGAGGTGATCGCCGAAGGCGTCGAGACTGCCGGACAGTTTTTCCTGCTCAAGCAGTATGGCTGCCTGTTATTCCAGGGTTACCTGTTTGGCAGGCCGGTGCCGCTGCGAGAGTTCGAGGCGCTGCTGCAGCAAACTGGATCGTCCGCAACCTGA
- the surE gene encoding 5'/3'-nucleotidase SurE — MRILISNDDGYFAPGLACLAQHLSAIAEVTVVAPERDRSGASNSLTLNRPLNLRRAASGFYYVDGTPTDCVHLAVTGMLDTQPDIVVSGINSGANMGDDTIYSGTVAAATEGFLLGIPAIAISMAKHEPVHYDTAGKVAVELVQRFMTQTNSHPWLLNVNVPDVPHEQLQGMEVTRLGKRHKAEPVIKSSNPHGQPVYWVGAAGKAQDAGEGTDFFATAQRRVSITPLQIDLTQYSQLDAVRSWLAAEGSPRSGGVPTGVSLAGGRAQ, encoded by the coding sequence ATGCGTATCCTGATCAGCAACGACGACGGCTATTTCGCGCCGGGACTGGCCTGTCTGGCGCAACATCTTTCCGCCATCGCCGAAGTGACGGTCGTCGCGCCGGAGCGCGACCGCAGCGGTGCGAGCAATTCGCTCACCCTGAACCGTCCACTCAACCTGCGCCGGGCGGCCAGCGGCTTCTATTATGTCGATGGCACGCCGACCGATTGCGTGCACCTGGCGGTGACCGGCATGCTGGATACCCAGCCCGACATCGTGGTGTCCGGCATCAACTCCGGTGCCAACATGGGCGACGACACCATCTATTCCGGCACGGTGGCGGCTGCGACCGAGGGGTTCCTGCTCGGCATTCCCGCCATCGCCATCTCGATGGCGAAGCATGAGCCGGTGCACTACGACACGGCGGGCAAGGTGGCCGTGGAGCTGGTGCAGCGCTTCATGACCCAGACGAATTCGCATCCCTGGCTGCTCAATGTGAATGTGCCGGATGTGCCGCACGAACAGTTGCAGGGCATGGAGGTCACGCGTCTGGGCAAGCGCCACAAGGCAGAGCCGGTGATCAAGAGCAGCAATCCGCACGGCCAGCCGGTGTACTGGGTCGGTGCGGCGGGCAAGGCGCAGGACGCTGGCGAGGGCACCGATTTCTTTGCCACTGCACAACGCCGTGTATCCATCACACCGCTGCAGATCGACCTCACGCAATACAGCCAGCTGGATGCGGTGCGATCCTGGTTGGCTGCGGAAGGGTCGCCGCGGAGCGGCGGGGTTCCCACCGGTGTATCCCTTGCGGGTGGGAGGGCGCAGTGA
- a CDS encoding protein-L-isoaspartate(D-aspartate) O-methyltransferase, which translates to MNLRHAGIGMTSARTRGRLIERLRADGIKDETVLAAMYEVPRHIFIDEALATRAYDDVSLPIGHGQTISQPHSVARMTEVLRNGKQLNRVLEIGTGCGYQAAVLAKVAKEVYSVERIQPLYERARKTLRELKIFNVNLRYTDGTAGLPDAAPYDGIIMTCAAPALSAALREQLAVGGRMVLPMGTQEQFLYLIERDENGFRESRLEAVKFVPLVMGKA; encoded by the coding sequence GTGAACTTGCGTCACGCCGGCATAGGCATGACCTCGGCACGCACGCGCGGCCGGCTGATCGAACGGCTGCGCGCCGACGGCATCAAGGACGAGACGGTGCTGGCGGCGATGTACGAAGTGCCGCGGCACATCTTCATCGACGAGGCGCTGGCGACCCGCGCTTACGACGATGTGTCGCTGCCTATCGGGCACGGGCAAACGATTTCTCAGCCTCATAGCGTGGCGCGCATGACCGAGGTGCTGCGCAATGGCAAACAGCTCAACCGCGTGCTCGAGATTGGCACCGGTTGCGGCTACCAGGCGGCGGTGCTGGCGAAGGTGGCGAAGGAGGTCTATTCCGTCGAGCGCATCCAGCCCCTGTATGAACGGGCCAGGAAGACGCTGCGCGAGCTGAAGATATTCAACGTCAATCTGCGTTATACGGATGGCACGGCGGGTTTGCCGGATGCTGCCCCGTACGACGGCATCATCATGACCTGTGCGGCACCTGCGCTGTCAGCCGCACTGCGGGAGCAGCTGGCGGTCGGTGGTAGAATGGTTTTGCCGATGGGGACGCAGGAGCAATTCCTGTATCTGATCGAGCGCGACGAGAACGGCTTCCGCGAAAGCCGTCTGGAGGCCGTGAAATTCGTACCGCTGGTGATGGGGAAAGCATGA
- a CDS encoding peptidoglycan DD-metalloendopeptidase family protein has translation MNRQILQWTILALAAFVTAGCGMQAPNGRRAPVMEYGAGSRPVAPAQIPAAKRPVMDSDYETVTRTYVVHKGDTLYSIAFFHGVDYRDVANWNHLDNPAAIKIGQQLQLHIPVAGSLPRDVPRPVMDSQVAESNETKSYPRVGKLAYTEQALAQAERLQSGSNVAATPTVAAAPVATSNKYIPASAREVDNEKPLQWGMPTNGKLIAGFSESDNRKGVDIVGQRGQPVVASAAGKVVYSGSGLRGYGKLIIIKHNKTFLSAYAHNDRILVKEGQSVSSGQKIAEMGSTDTSQVELHFEIRKFGKPVDPAQYLPLVKS, from the coding sequence ATGAACAGACAGATTCTGCAGTGGACAATCCTGGCGTTAGCCGCATTCGTAACGGCGGGTTGCGGGATGCAGGCACCGAATGGCCGCCGCGCGCCTGTCATGGAATACGGTGCAGGCTCAAGGCCTGTTGCTCCAGCGCAGATACCTGCTGCAAAGAGACCGGTGATGGATTCCGATTACGAGACCGTCACGCGCACCTATGTCGTGCACAAGGGCGACACGCTCTACAGCATCGCTTTCTTCCATGGCGTGGATTATCGCGATGTGGCGAACTGGAACCACCTGGACAATCCGGCGGCAATCAAGATCGGACAGCAGTTGCAACTGCATATCCCGGTCGCAGGTTCGCTACCCAGGGACGTGCCCAGGCCGGTGATGGATTCGCAAGTGGCCGAGTCGAATGAAACGAAGAGCTATCCCAGAGTAGGCAAACTGGCCTATACCGAACAGGCGCTGGCACAGGCCGAACGACTGCAGAGCGGATCCAATGTGGCAGCGACGCCGACGGTTGCGGCTGCACCGGTCGCAACGTCGAACAAATATATCCCTGCCTCGGCCCGTGAAGTGGACAATGAAAAGCCGCTGCAATGGGGCATGCCAACCAACGGCAAGCTGATCGCCGGATTCTCCGAGAGCGACAACCGCAAAGGCGTGGATATCGTCGGCCAGCGCGGTCAGCCGGTGGTGGCCAGTGCAGCCGGCAAGGTGGTGTACAGCGGCAGCGGCCTGCGCGGCTACGGCAAGCTCATCATCATCAAGCACAACAAGACCTTCCTCAGCGCCTATGCCCATAACGACCGGATACTGGTGAAGGAAGGCCAGAGCGTCAGCAGCGGACAGAAGATCGCCGAGATGGGCAGTACCGATACCAGCCAGGTCGAACTGCATTTCGAGATTCGCAAGTTCGGCAAACCGGTGGATCCGGCGCAATACCTGCCTTTGGTCAAATCTTGA
- a CDS encoding radical SAM protein, with protein MSEDRLSVTDHSRDSAGLRYVYPVVSRRAGGVSIGINLNPNNACNWRCIYCQVPELIRGTAPPVDLALLEKELDGFLHELQHGDFMRRVPPEARRINDIALSGNGEPTSAQEFAEVIELIARYKPAGLKLVLITNGSLMQRDSVQQGLRRMAQLDGEVWFKLDRASEAGMALVNDTRLTMDRVSQNLTTAISCCPNTWLQTCWFALDGAAPGAQDEDDYVDFLKGLLRGGIRPQGVLLYGLARPSMQPEAARLSALPAEWLEAFGARIRALGIEVRVSA; from the coding sequence TTGAGTGAAGACCGCCTGAGCGTTACCGACCACAGCCGCGACAGCGCCGGGTTGCGCTATGTCTATCCGGTCGTCTCGCGCCGCGCGGGCGGGGTTTCCATCGGCATCAACCTCAATCCCAACAATGCCTGCAACTGGCGCTGCATCTATTGCCAGGTGCCTGAACTCATTCGCGGTACTGCGCCGCCCGTCGATCTGGCTTTGCTGGAAAAGGAGCTGGACGGTTTCCTGCATGAGCTGCAGCACGGCGATTTCATGCGACGCGTGCCGCCCGAAGCTCGCCGCATCAATGACATCGCCCTGTCCGGCAACGGCGAGCCGACCAGCGCGCAGGAATTCGCCGAGGTCATCGAGCTCATCGCCCGGTACAAACCGGCCGGTCTCAAACTGGTACTCATCACCAACGGCAGCCTGATGCAGCGCGACAGCGTACAGCAAGGTCTGCGCCGCATGGCGCAACTCGACGGCGAGGTCTGGTTCAAACTGGATCGCGCCAGCGAGGCTGGCATGGCGCTGGTCAACGATACCAGGCTGACCATGGACAGGGTGAGCCAGAACCTCACCACTGCGATCTCCTGCTGCCCCAACACCTGGTTGCAGACCTGCTGGTTCGCGCTGGATGGCGCAGCGCCCGGCGCACAGGACGAAGACGACTACGTGGATTTCCTCAAGGGACTGTTGCGCGGCGGCATCAGGCCGCAGGGTGTGCTGCTGTATGGCCTGGCGCGACCGTCCATGCAGCCGGAGGCGGCGCGCCTGAGCGCATTGCCGGCAGAGTGGCTGGAAGCCTTCGGCGCGCGTATCCGCGCGTTGGGAATTGAAGTCAGGGTCAGTGCATAA
- a CDS encoding sodium:solute symporter family protein: MLLWFVIAYWVISVGIGLYAATRVHNTRDFAIAGRHLPFYMVTATVFATWFGSETVLGIPATFLKEGLHGIVADPFGASMCLILVGLFFAAPLYRMNLLTIGDFYKKKFGRSVEVLTTIAIVISYLGWVGAQITALGLVFNVVSGGEISKVAGMWIGSGTILIYTYFGGMWAVAITDFIQMIIIVVGMLFIGYEISGEVGGVGTVIEHAAQAGKFEFWPVLDAKEIIGFVAAWITMMFGSIPQQDVFQRVQSARTENIAIWGSVLGGVLYFMFAFVPMFLAYSATLIDPKMVSELVDSDPQMILPRLILRPEVHLFAQVMFFGALLSAIKSCASATLLAPSVTFSENILKPMLGHKLSDRGMLHTMRGVTLAFTVIVTLYAMNSKASIFKMVENAYQITLVMAFVPLVAGLFWKRSNTQGALVAIFCGLSVWLSILIFGSDDPFFPAQFAGVIASAVGMVIGSLLPNVMAKPLPHEPEHAGLHHLAASHTEHVAGHPHHHPTHRSE, from the coding sequence ATGCTGTTATGGTTCGTCATTGCCTATTGGGTCATATCGGTCGGTATCGGCCTGTATGCAGCCACACGCGTTCACAACACGCGCGATTTCGCCATCGCCGGACGCCACCTGCCGTTCTATATGGTCACCGCGACGGTGTTTGCCACCTGGTTCGGTTCCGAAACGGTGCTTGGCATCCCGGCGACTTTCCTGAAAGAAGGACTGCATGGCATCGTGGCCGATCCGTTCGGCGCATCCATGTGCCTGATCCTGGTCGGGCTGTTCTTTGCGGCGCCGCTGTACCGCATGAACCTGCTGACCATAGGCGACTTCTACAAGAAAAAGTTCGGCCGCAGCGTCGAAGTGCTGACCACCATTGCCATCGTGATCTCCTATCTCGGCTGGGTGGGGGCACAGATCACGGCGCTCGGGCTGGTGTTCAATGTGGTGTCGGGCGGCGAGATCAGCAAGGTCGCGGGGATGTGGATAGGTTCCGGCACCATCCTGATCTACACCTATTTCGGCGGCATGTGGGCGGTGGCGATCACCGACTTCATCCAGATGATCATCATCGTCGTCGGCATGCTGTTCATCGGTTACGAGATCAGCGGTGAGGTCGGGGGCGTGGGCACGGTGATCGAGCATGCGGCGCAGGCGGGCAAATTCGAGTTCTGGCCTGTGCTGGATGCCAAGGAGATCATCGGATTCGTTGCCGCCTGGATCACCATGATGTTCGGTTCGATCCCGCAGCAGGATGTGTTCCAGCGCGTGCAGTCGGCCAGGACGGAAAATATCGCCATCTGGGGCTCGGTATTGGGCGGCGTGCTGTATTTCATGTTCGCCTTCGTGCCGATGTTCCTGGCCTATTCGGCCACGCTGATCGACCCGAAGATGGTGAGCGAGCTGGTCGACAGCGATCCGCAGATGATCCTGCCGCGCCTGATCCTGCGTCCCGAGGTGCACCTGTTCGCACAGGTGATGTTCTTCGGCGCATTGCTTTCCGCCATCAAGAGTTGCGCGTCAGCGACCTTGCTGGCGCCTTCGGTCACGTTCAGCGAGAACATCCTCAAGCCGATGCTGGGGCACAAATTGTCCGACCGCGGGATGCTGCATACCATGCGCGGCGTGACGCTGGCGTTCACCGTGATTGTCACGCTCTACGCGATGAACTCGAAAGCCAGCATCTTCAAGATGGTCGAGAACGCCTACCAGATCACTCTGGTCATGGCCTTTGTGCCGCTGGTCGCGGGACTGTTCTGGAAGCGTTCCAACACCCAGGGCGCGCTGGTCGCCATCTTCTGCGGCCTGTCGGTGTGGCTGTCCATCCTGATCTTCGGTTCCGATGACCCGTTCTTTCCGGCGCAATTCGCAGGCGTCATCGCCAGCGCCGTCGGGATGGTGATCGGCTCCTTGCTGCCCAACGTCATGGCCAAGCCACTGCCGCATGAACCTGAACATGCCGGATTGCACCATCTTGCCGCCAGCCATACCGAGCATGTGGCAGGACACCCGCATCACCATCCGACGCACCGTAGCGAATAA
- the phoB gene encoding phosphate regulon transcriptional regulator PhoB, with translation MTTANILLVEDEPAIQELLAFNVAQCGFRAIQAYDVPSALVEINRALPDLILLDWMLPGTSGVELARRLRADARTRDIPIIMLTARIDERDKILGLESGADDYITKPFSPRELMARIRAVLRRRAPQMSDETVRVEGVELSPTTHRVSANGQNVDLGPTEFRLLHFFMTHVERVYSRAQLLDQVWGDHVFVEERTVDVHIRRLRQALEPSGLDGLVQTVRGSGYRFSKEE, from the coding sequence ATGACGACTGCGAACATTCTGCTGGTGGAAGACGAGCCGGCGATCCAGGAACTGCTGGCATTCAATGTGGCGCAATGCGGCTTCCGCGCCATCCAGGCATATGACGTACCCAGCGCCCTGGTCGAGATCAACCGGGCCTTGCCGGATCTCATCCTGCTCGACTGGATGCTGCCCGGCACTTCCGGTGTCGAACTGGCGCGGCGATTGCGCGCAGATGCGCGCACGCGCGATATCCCCATCATCATGCTCACTGCGCGCATCGACGAGCGCGACAAGATACTGGGCCTGGAGTCCGGAGCGGACGACTACATCACCAAGCCCTTTTCGCCGCGCGAACTGATGGCGCGCATCCGTGCCGTGCTGCGCCGTCGCGCGCCGCAGATGAGCGACGAGACGGTGCGCGTCGAAGGGGTGGAGCTTTCGCCGACCACTCACCGGGTCAGCGCCAACGGCCAGAACGTCGACCTGGGGCCGACCGAGTTTCGCCTGCTGCACTTCTTCATGACCCACGTCGAGCGCGTATACAGCCGCGCACAGCTGTTGGATCAGGTGTGGGGCGACCATGTGTTCGTCGAGGAGCGCACCGTGGATGTCCACATCCGTCGCCTGCGCCAGGCACTGGAACCTTCCGGGCTGGATGGCCTGGTACAGACGGTGCGCGGCAGCGGCTACCGTTTTTCCAAAGAAGAATAA
- the phoR gene encoding phosphate regulon sensor histidine kinase PhoR, with translation MGDFWQRAFIYPFFLLLASLFVWVAAGALPAALLFGAGISLRLFSHLRNIAAFDRWLSDPDKLGVPDGSGLWEDIFFKLNKLTKERRNERQQYAAALQQMEQATSALPEGVVILDEADRIEWCNLQAEQHFGLDGKRDIGQQITYLARQPEFVQYLANDDFAKPLVLRGSRQEDLVLSIKLIAYGSSKRLMISRDITHFERIETMRRDFVANVSHELRTPLTVVNGFVETMQDMPNLENDMARRALQLMGNQTSRMKSLVDDLLTLSRLENEQNALSEEDIDVQKLLHILHEEGRSLSNGQHQIRLEIESEAGICGSASELHSAFGNLVTNAVRYTPAGGDIAIRWSEQPDGCMVFSVKDSGIGIEPQHISRLTERFYRVDRSRSRETGGTGLGLAIVKHIVMRHQAQLNIVSEEGKGSTFSIVFPARRRLLKSGSASAD, from the coding sequence GTGGGCGATTTCTGGCAGCGCGCATTCATATATCCATTCTTTCTGTTGCTGGCCTCCCTGTTCGTCTGGGTGGCAGCGGGGGCATTGCCCGCCGCACTGCTCTTCGGTGCCGGAATATCGCTGCGCCTGTTCTCCCATCTGCGCAATATCGCGGCATTCGACCGATGGCTGTCGGATCCTGACAAGCTGGGGGTGCCGGACGGATCCGGTCTGTGGGAAGACATCTTCTTCAAGCTCAACAAGCTGACCAAGGAGCGCCGCAACGAGCGGCAACAGTATGCCGCCGCCTTGCAGCAAATGGAGCAGGCCACATCTGCGCTGCCTGAAGGTGTGGTGATCCTTGATGAGGCGGACCGCATCGAGTGGTGTAATTTGCAGGCAGAACAGCATTTCGGGCTCGATGGCAAACGCGACATCGGGCAGCAGATCACCTATCTCGCGCGCCAGCCGGAGTTTGTGCAATACCTCGCGAATGACGATTTCGCCAAACCCCTGGTGTTGCGCGGTTCGCGCCAGGAAGATCTGGTGCTCTCCATAAAACTCATCGCCTACGGCAGCAGCAAGCGACTGATGATCAGTCGCGACATCACTCATTTCGAACGCATCGAAACCATGCGTCGCGATTTCGTCGCCAATGTCTCGCATGAATTGCGCACACCGCTCACCGTGGTCAACGGCTTCGTCGAAACGATGCAGGATATGCCGAACCTGGAGAACGACATGGCACGTCGTGCCTTGCAATTGATGGGCAACCAGACCTCGCGCATGAAAAGCCTGGTGGATGACCTGCTTACCCTGTCGCGTCTGGAGAACGAGCAGAATGCCTTGAGCGAAGAGGATATCGATGTGCAAAAACTATTGCACATCCTGCATGAAGAAGGGCGGTCACTGAGCAACGGGCAACACCAGATCAGGCTGGAGATCGAAAGCGAAGCCGGAATCTGCGGGAGCGCCAGCGAATTGCACAGCGCTTTCGGCAACCTTGTCACCAATGCCGTTCGCTACACTCCAGCGGGCGGCGATATCGCGATCCGCTGGTCTGAGCAGCCCGATGGATGCATGGTGTTCAGTGTCAAGGACAGCGGCATCGGCATCGAACCGCAGCATATATCGCGTCTCACCGAACGTTTTTACCGCGTGGATCGCAGCCGCTCGCGCGAGACGGGTGGCACCGGGCTGGGTTTGGCCATCGTCAAACACATCGTCATGCGCCATCAGGCGCAGCTCAATATCGTCAGTGAAGAGGGAAAGGGCAGCACCTTCAGTATCGTCTTTCCCGCCAGGCGGCGGTTACTGAAGTCCGGTTCGGCAAGTGCCGATTAA